In Phycisphaerae bacterium, the genomic stretch TGCTTTGCCCTGACGATCCTTCGAAGGGCCTTGAGGTGTTGCGGGTGCGGAGCGGGAGCCCGGATGTCGAGGAGATCGACTCGCGGGTATTCAAGTATCAAGGATCGACGTATCTGACGTCGATTTCGCACCTGCGTCCGGCTCGCAGCAAGGACGGTCGCAATTTCACGGTTGCGGACACTCCGGCGGTGTTTCCGGCGTGCCGGGAGGAGGAATTCGGCATCGAGGATCCGCGCATCACCCGGATCGGCGATCGCTTCTACGTCAATTACTCGGCGATCTCGCGGATGGGCATTTCGACGGGGTTGGCGGTGACACGTGACTTTGTGACCTATGAGCGGATGGGGATCATCTTTGTTCCCGACAACCGCGACGTGACGGTTTTTCCGGAGAAGATCGGCGGACTGTATGTGTGCTATCATCGGCCGGTGTCGGGCATGTTCGGCCGGGCGGACATGTGGCTGGCCACGTCGCCTGATCTGCTGCGGTGGGGGGATCACAAGTATGTGGCGGGTACGCGGCCGGGGATGTGGGATTGCCGGCGGATCGGCGGGGGGGCGGTTCCGTTCAGGACGTCCAAAGGCTGGCTGGAGATCTACCACGGGGTTGATGACGCGCAGCGGTATTGCCTTGGGGCGATGCTGGCTGATGGCGAGCGGCCTGAGCGGATCATTGCCCGGTCGCCCGCTCCTGTTTTGTCTCCGGAAGCACCTTATGAAAGGGAGGGCTTTTTCGGGAACGTCGTGTTCACCTGCGGGGCGGTTGCCGAGCCTGATGGCCGGGTGATCGTGTATTACGGGGCTGCCGATTGGTGCGTTGCCGCCGCTGAGACGACGATCGACGAACTGCTGGCGAGTGTTCGGTGA encodes the following:
- a CDS encoding glycoside hydrolase family 130 protein; amino-acid sequence: LCPDDPSKGLEVLRVRSGSPDVEEIDSRVFKYQGSTYLTSISHLRPARSKDGRNFTVADTPAVFPACREEEFGIEDPRITRIGDRFYVNYSAISRMGISTGLAVTRDFVTYERMGIIFVPDNRDVTVFPEKIGGLYVCYHRPVSGMFGRADMWLATSPDLLRWGDHKYVAGTRPGMWDCRRIGGGAVPFRTSKGWLEIYHGVDDAQRYCLGAMLADGERPERIIARSPAPVLSPEAPYEREGFFGNVVFTCGAVAEPDGRVIVYYGAADWCVAAAETTIDELLASVR